The genomic window CGGGTTGTACTGGACAGCGCGGATGCCGGCGTGACTGAAGGCCAGCTTGAGGTAGCGGTTGCCGGCCTTGGAGCCCGAGCGATGGCGGGTGCGGCCGGCCGAGTTGTCCGCGCCGGGCAGCAGGCGGCAGTAGGAGAAGAACTGCCGGGCCGAGGGGAAGCGAGTGATGCCGTCGATCTCGGTGTAGAGGGTGAACGCGTTCACCTTGCCCAGGCCTGGGATCCACAGCAGCCGCTGGACGTCGGCGTTGGGGATGAGGTACGGGTAGAGGGCGCGCTCGAGCGTGGCGATCTGCTCGGTGAGCAACTTGATCTGGGCTTCATGACAGGCGGCCTGCAATTGGTAGAGCTCATCCAGCTCGGCAACGGTCTGGGCGTTGAACTTCTCCAGCAGGCGGTCGATGCTGTTCTGGGCGCTGACGCATTTCTCGACCAGGCGCAGCCGGCTGCGCATGAGATCGCGCGGACCCCGCTGGGCGGGCGCGATCATGTGGGCCATCGGGATCAGGTCAGCGCGGAGCAGCAGCGCCAGGGTGTCGGAGTCGACCTGGTCGGTCTTCACCTTGGCCGCGGCGATCGCCTTCAGGCGAGTCGCGTGGGCCAGGACCAGCTCCACGCCCAGGCCAGCCAGCGTGTCGGCCAGCCAGTACCAGCCGCCGGTGGATTCGACGACGGCCCGGTGAGGCCCGGGGAATTCGGCGAAGTACCGCGCCACCTCGAGTGGCGTGCTCGCCACTCGGCTCTGTTTGACGCGCGGGCCTTCGGGCCCATAGGTTGTGATCACGCAGAACTGCTTGTGTTGGTCGATGCCGGAGTGCCACATCGGAGTGCCCTCCTGGGGTGACGGTTCGCGATCTCGGTCGATCTCCGAAACGGTACCCCTTGAGGGCACTTCTTGGAAACATCAAGCGCGTTAAGTTGACGAGCCGCGGCGCGCCGCACATCGTACGGGCGGCCGCAGCGACGGTGGCCGCCGCGGCTCGCAACTTACGCGCTGTCCGTTAGGCGCCATTCGGAGGCTATGATGTTCCGGCTGCGTTTCCCCGAAGGAGAGATCGAGCACTGGGCCGCCCGGTACCAGTACGCCGGCGAGCGGGAGCTGATCGCTGGCCCGGTCGCGGCGGCGCGCCAGCGCGGCTATCTACGAATGCCAGAGTTCCTTGAGATAGCGCGCTGGAAGACTCCGCGCAGCCGCAGCCGCTGCGCGAAGAACGATCCTAGCTTCGTGGAAGAGGTGACGCGCCTCGCGCTGCAGCCGAATACGTCACCTCGCCTTCGTATCGAGTCTCTCACGCTCTTGTCGGGGGTCGAATGGCCCACGGCCTCCGTGATTCTACACTTCTGCCATCGGGAGCCTTACCCGATTGTCGACTTCCGCGCACTCTGGTCTCTCAGTTGCGCTGTCCCTGCCCGCTACGACTACCCCTTCTGGGTCGCCTACACGGAGTTTGCCCGCGGTCTGTGCAGGCGTGTTGACCTCGACAGCCGCACGCTCGACCGTGCTCTCTGGCAATACTCCAAGGAGCGCCAGAATGGCGCCTAACAAGCGCATGAAGATCCCAAGCCGGCTGGCCGCTCAGGCTAACGCACGGTGTTCACCACCCAGACCGCATCGAGCTGGCGCCCCGACCAGAATGCTTGCAAACTCTACGGAGAGCTAGATTAGATACAAGGCTGCTTCCACACCAACCTCGCGCAACTTCCTCCATGGTGAATGGATCGTGCCTCTATGCGGTGCGGGCAGCCGACTCGAGCGGTTTCACAGTCGCTGGGGCAAGACACTGCTTTGATCCAGGTCACCCCACTAGCCACTCCGGAGGGGAGTCATGATCGCGCTCCTGATCGCCGCGTTACAGCAGTCCGCACCGCTACCGCCCGCCGCGGCGGACACGTCGCCTTTTCGGCGGCTGGAACTCCCGGCCCCGAGCCTCACCCGCGGGGCCTCGGGGATGCCGGGGCCGCGATACTGGCAGCAGCGTGCCGACTACACGATCCGCGTGTCGCTCGATACCGCAACACACTTGCTCTCGGGCTCGGCCACGATCCGGTACGCGAACCACTCCCCGGACACGCTGCGGTACCTCTGGTTCCACCTCGAACAGAACCTGTTCCGCCCGGACAGCCGCGGCGCGGCGCTGAACGCGGCACCCAACAGCGCCGGCATGCGGTTCGCGGGCACCTGGTTCCAGGGCCGCGGGATGACCGTCACGACCGCCGCGGCCGTCCGGCGCGCGCGCGGAGGCACCGTGACGCGGTCGCCGCTCACCGCGCGCGTCAACGGCACCGCGCTCCGCGTTGACCTCGACCAGCCGCTCGCTCCGGCGGGGACCGTCACGCTCGACCTGGCCTTCGAGTACCAGGCGCCCGAGAAAGGGACGTTCCGGACGGTGCAGGCCCCGCTGGGCGAGGGCCGCGTCTATGAGATCGCGCAGTGGTACCCGCGGGTGGCCGTCTACGACGACGTGCGCGGGTGGAACACGGAGCAGTACCTCGGCAACGGCGAGTTCTACCTGGAGTACGGCGACTTCGACGTGTTCATCACCGTGCCGCGGAGCTTCATCGTGGCGGCGACCGGAAGCCTCGCGAACGAGGCCGAGGTCCTGACGCCAGCGCAGCGCGCCCGCCTAGCCCTGGCCCGGCGATCCGATTCGACCGTTGCCATCATCGCGAAGGCGGAGGTAGGACACCCGGCGTCACGGCCGGCCGGTGACGGACCCACCCTCACCTGGCACTTCCGCGCAACGAACGTCCGGGACTTCGCGTGGGCCGCCGCGCCCCACTTTCGGTGGGATGCCGTCGGGTGGGAGGGGATCCTGGCGCAGGCCTTCTACCCGGCCACGGCGCCCCCGAGCTGGACGTGGAGAGGGTGGCCGCCCGACTCCACCTGGGCGCATTCGGCCGAGCTGGTGCGGTTCGCCATCCGGCACTACTCCGAGAAGTGGTTCCGCTATCCCTACCCCACCGCGACCAACGTGCACGGCCCCACCGGCTCGATGGAATACCCCATGCTGTGCTTCTGCGGCACGGGGGCCAGCGTGCGGGACCTCACGGCCGTGACGCTGCACGAGATGGCGCACCAGTGGTTCCCGATGATCGTGGGCTCCAACGAGACCGCCCACGCCTGGATGGACGAGGGGTTCGCCGATTTCCTCAAGGTCTACGGCTGGCGGACCTCGTATCCCAACGAGCCGTTCGCGGCGAGAGGCCAGGCGGTGGATCACTGGACCCGCATGGCCAGCAGCTGGGCGCTGGCGGACTCGTGGACCGCCGCGGCGACCCGCGGACGCGACGAGCCGCCGATGATCCATCCGGATCGGGCGCGATCCGGCTGGTCGCAGTACACCAAGCCGCAGGCGGCACTGTACCTCCTGCGGCATCACGTGCTGGACGACACCACCCGGTTCGACGTCGCGTTCCGCGAGTACATCCGCCGCTGGGCCTTCAGGCACCCCACGCCGGCGGACTTCTTCCGCACGATGGAGGACGCGCTCGGCGAGGACCTGTCGTGGTTCTGGCGCGGCGTCTTCTACCGGACGGACATCGTGGACCTGGCGGTGGACTCGGTCGTCGCTCGCCCGGACACGACGGGACGCCGGATCACGAGGATTCACCTGGCGAGCCGCGGAGGGCTCCCCATGCCGGTCGTGCTCCGGCTCACGTTCGCCGACAGTACCGCGCAGCTGGTTCGACTACCCGTGGAGATCTGGTATCGCGGAGACCGATACGTCTACGCCAGGGAGTTTCCGGTCGAGGTCAGCCGCGTCCAGATCGATCCAGAGGAGGTTCTGCCCGACGTGCGGCGGGAGAACAACGTGTGGCCGAGCACGCCGTAGCCACACGGGGCACGTCTCCGGTGACCGCGGTGGCCGCGCCACGCTGGTAATCGCCCTCGTCTGGCTTCTCATTGCCCCTAGCATGAACACCTCTGCTGATGCGGGGTTCGGCGGACCTGTCGTCAACCTCGACCCTATCCGGTCGCACGACGACGAGGGCGCGGCCCGACCGCTTCACTCAATCCACGCGGCCTAACTGGCCGTTGGACTTGTCGGCGGGCCGCCGGAAGGACTCCTGCGCGCTCGCCATCCGGTGGCAGGGCGACCTCGGCGCGTGTAGAATGGCCTCGGTGGCAGTGCCCGTTCGGTGCGGCTGCGAGCTCCGTGGTCCGGCGGCCCGCCGCAAGTCAACGGCATCGTGTTATGCCGCACCCCTCAGCACACGTTTGAGCCCTCCCCTTGCGCTGTGTATATACGCTAGTATATTCGTCCGGTGGAGTTCGCGTGGGATCCCCCCAAGAGCGAGGCGAACCTCGAGGCACGGGGGTTCGATTTCGCGTTCGCCACCCTCATCTTCGAGGGGCCCACGCTGGAGCGTGAGGACCGGCGCCAGGCCTATGGGGAGCGGCGCATCGTGGCGGTCGGCCTGGCGCAGGGCATCCCCCTCACGGTGGTCTACACCGATCGCCGGTCCGGGGACCGCGTGGAGCGTCGGATCATCTCAGCCCGGAGGAGCAATGGCCGTGAGCGGGAAGCGTACGAAAAGGCGCTCGGCCTCCGCTGAGCAGCCGCTGCGCGGTCGCGCCGACCTGAGACGGCTCCGGCGCGTGTCGGAGCGTGCCATCGAGGCATCCTCGCCGCCGGAACTCGCCGATTTGCCGGCGGACTTCTGGACGGACGCGCAGCTCGTCTGGCCGGTGGCAAAGCAGGCCATCTCGCTGCGGATGGACCGCGACGTATTGGAGTGGTTTCGCACCCAGGGCCCGCGCTACCAGTCGCGCATCAACGCGGTCCTTCGCGCGTACATGACGCACGCGCGCCGCCGCCGCGCTCGGTCGGGTGCGGCATAACACCATTATGCACTATCCGTTCAGTCAGAGAGCTGAGATATGGCGGAATACGGTGAATGGAATCGCAAAGGGGCAAGCCTTAGCGATGTAACGGCCAAGAAGGAATATGGAGTGAGCCAGGCCTTTATTGTGAAGGGCATCCGAGCTGGCAAGCTTGAATACCGAGACGGAGCGATATGGGGCAATCCATATCTTCGGGTCTTGAGGAGTCAACTCGAGCAATACATCGCTGAAGAGCTTGGCGCGGATTGTTTGTCGACCGGAAAGAACCAGACAGAGTTGCGCAAGATCAAGAAGGAAATGGCCGACCTGAAAAAGAGACTGGACGAGCTTCAGACTCGGAGGACAGAAATCGAGAAGGCCATAAGGAAGTCGCCGACCGAACCAGCGGGTGCAGCCGACAGCGCCAAAGCGCGCCGCGCCTGACCCGGAGCGTTAGGCCGCACCGGTGGACCGAAGCGACCCTCAAAACGCTGACACCTGACTATTCCCGACGGACTCCTAGCGGCGCGCGCAGGGCCTGAGCAGCGAGACCGCCTCCTTCTCGGTCCAGCCGAAGCGCGGCAGCTGCTCCACCAGCTCCGCGGCCCTGCGGCAGTGCTCTCCACCCCAGCGCGCGTACACCCGCGCCCCACCGTGATAGCCAAGATCCCACGACGGTCGTAACTCGACCGCGGCATCGAGCACCGGCGCCGCGACCTCGGGAGGAGCCTCGAACGCCAGCTTCCTCACCGCGTTCTCCAGCGAACCGGGGAACGGCGTGGCGATGGTCGGGTTGAGGCCGCGCAACGCCCGCAGCGCCTCGGCTGCGGCGCGCCGGTAGTCACCCTCGCCCGCGGCAGTCTCGGCCAGAATGCTCGTGGCGTACACCGAGTCGCCGCCGGCGGCACGGGAGCGCTCGAGGTAGGTTCGCGCCCCGGTGAGGTCTCGGCCGGCCGCCGTCGCGATGCCTGCGACCAGGAGGAGCCGCGCGTCGTTCGGGCGCTCGCGCAGAGCCGGCAGCACGTAGGTCAGCGCGTCCCGGAACTGGTCCCGCCCGAAGAGCACGCGCCCCACCGCGCCGCGCCGCTCAGCGTCCCTGGGTGCGAGGCGGAGCGCCTCCTCGGCGTAGCTGAGCGCGAACCGGTTCCCCGCCGGGAGGGCGCGGCCGTACGCCGCCTGCCATTCGCCCGGCGAGAGCCGCCAATCGGCGAGGTGGGGCAACGAGTCACCCGCCGCGGCCCTGATTCCCAGCAGGGAATCGAACGTGACCCCGACGCTCGTGGTGCCGAGGAGACCGCGCGCGGCGACAAACTCCAGCGACGGCCGGTTGTCGCTGTGCTGGAAGCGCGCCGCGCCGGCCAGGAGCGCGGTGCCGCGCTCACCCAGGAGGAACCGGCCGAGGAGCTGCGACGGCCGGTCGATCTCCAGCCAGTCGCGGAAACTGCGCGCGAGCGGCGTGCCCGGCGCCATCAGCGCGGCGACCCTCGCCTCGCTCCACCTGATGGGCCGGCGCGAGGCGAGCAGGACGAGGTCGCTGGGGTTGGAGTACCAGACCTCGACGTGCGGGAAGACCGCGCGCAGGTTGGCGACCACGACGCTGATGACGCCTTGCGGCACCCGATACGTCTGCACCCACTGCGAGAAGACACCATCATCGGCGAGGTGCGCGTTCACGACCCGGAAGAAGTCGCGCGTGAAGAGCGCGGCGACGCCCGCGATCCACGGGTTGCTCGGTTCGGCGACGATGACGTCGTACGGCTCGCGCGCGAGTTGGAGCGTGCTGCGCGCGTCGTCCTCGATGACGTTCACGCGGGGATCGTGGAGAACGTCGCGGTTGATCAGGTCGAATTGCGGCGCCGCGTCCAGGACCGCGCGCTCGATCTCCACCAGGTCGATGCTCTCCACGCCCGGCACGTCGGCAACGGTGCGCAGGGTGGCGCCGCTGCCGAAGCCGAGGACGAAGACGCGCCGGGGCGCCGGATGCGCGATCGCCGGCAGGAGCCCCACCATGACCTGGGTGTTCATGTCGGCGACGCTCGACGCGTCCGCCTTGCCGTTGCTCTTGAGCCAGGTCGCGCCGCCGTTGCGCCAGACCGATATCGCGGCGTTCCACCCCTCGTCGAACACCAGCTGCTCCGCGCCCAGGCCGCGGAGGAAGTTGTGCAGCTCGCGGCGTCCCATCGCCTCCTTGCCGTAGATCGCGGGGCCGCGATCGAGCAGCCGGCGCGACCAGCTCGGCGTCGCCAGCGCTATCACCAGAGCGAGCGCACCCATCACCAGCGGGAGGCGCTCCATCGGCAGCGGCATGCCGCCGGTCGCGCGCTCGCGGTAGAGCCACCACGCCATCACCGCCGCCGCGCCCACGTTCACCGCGACTCCGATCTCCAGCGTCCGTTCGCTCCCGATCAGATGAACGAGCACGAACCCGGTGACCACCGCCCCGACGATGCTGCCGAGGGTGTTGGCGAGGTACGCGCGGCCCGACTCGCGCCCCGTCGTGCCGGTGCGTTCCGCCGCCAGCTCGGCGAGGATGGGGAAACTGAGGCCCATGCCGACCGCCGGCGGTACCACGACGGCCGCGATCGCGAGCCCGTGCAGGACCAGCAGCTCCGTGGGTGAGAGGAACGTCACCTGGAGCGTGCCGACGATGTAGACGGGCAAGGCGCGGAAGAACGGGAACAGCAGCGCCGCCAGCACCGCGATCGCGCTCTGGATCAACGCCGACCGGATCAGGAGGTCCCGCGGCGGGCGGCCACGACCGATCGCCACCAGACTGCCCAGGCCGATGCCCAGGAGGAAGCAGGCGAGGATCGTGGTGAACGCGTAGGTCGAGCTTCCGACCACCAGCACCAGCACGCGGGTCCACGCGATCTCGTAGAGGAGCGACGCGAACGCCGTGATGGCGATCAGCCAGATCGCCAACCGCCGCGTTGCCGCATCCGCACCCCACGGCGCGCTCGGCGGCGCGTCGGCGGGTTCGGCGGTGCCGTCGTCGTCCGGCGCGCCGGCCGCCGCCGGGGCGCCGCGGGTGAGCGCCATGACCGCCGCCCCCAGGGCCAGGTTCACCAGCCCGGTCGCGAAGAGCGACTGCCGCAACCCGACGTACTCGATGAGGAAGTAGCCGGCGAGCATGCAGCCGGCGACGCCGCCCACCGTGTTGAGCCCGTAGAACAGCCCCAGCTCGCGCCGGAGATGCTCGGTGCGCGCGCCGGCGAAGGCGCGCGTCAGGATGGGCAGCGTGCCGCCCATGAAGAACGTCGGTATCAGCATGACCACGAACGCGAAGGCGAACTTGATGGCGGTGGCGGTCCACAGCCCGGGCTCAAGCGCGCGCGCGAGTTCCAGGTAGGCAGCACCCACTCCGCGGAAAACGAACGGCGACGCGATGCCGAAGGCGCCGATCGCCAGCTCGAGGATGCCGTACAGTCGGGCGGGGTTGGGGTGGCGGTCCGCGCGCCGACCCATGACGTACGCGCCCAGGCCGAGGCCGCCCATGTAGGCGGCCACGACGGTGGTGACGGAATGGATGGTGGAGCCGAAGAACTGGTAGAGCTCGCGGACCCAGATCAGCTCATAGACGAGTCCGGCCGCTCCCGAAACGAAGAACAGCGAGCCGAACAGCGCCCGCCGCGCGCCGCGCGCGGCAGACGTCAAAACGCGGCCAGCTCGCGGATCGCGGCTGCGACGTCGCTCGACTGCGGGAGGATGTGGTCTTCGAGCTGCGGGGCGTAAGCGACGAATGTGTCGAGCGACGCCACGCGCCTGATCGGCGCGTCGAGCCAGGCGAAGTGCTCGTCGGCGATGCGGGCCGCTATCTCCGCCCCGTAGCCCCACGATAGCGCGTCCTCGGTGGCGACGATGACCTTGCTGGTCTTCCGCACCGACCGGCCGATCGTCTCCCAGTCCACCGGCGAGAGCGAGCGCAGGTCGATCACCTCGGTGCTGGTCCCGGACGCCTCCTCGACTTCCTTCGCGGCGACCAGCGCGCGCTGCACCACCGCGCCGTAGGTGACGACCGTGAGGTCCGTCCCCTCGCGTACGACCTTCGCCTTGCCGAACGGGATCATGAAATTCGGACCCGGATAAGGCGCCTTGTTGTACGTCTGCCGATAGAGGTGCTTGTGCTCGAGGAAGATGACCGGGTCCTCGCAACGGATCGCGGTGCGAAGCAGCCCGTTCGCGTCGAGCGCCGTGGCCGGGCAGATCACCCGCAACCCCGGGATGTGCGTGAAGAGCGACGCGCCGGTCTGGGAGTGATAGGGGGCACCGCCCTTCAGGTAGCCGCCGTAGGTCACGCGCACCACGACCGGGGCGCTGAAGGCGTTGTTGGAGCGCCAGCGCAGGTTGGCCAGCTCGTTCTTGATCTGCATGTACGCGGGCCAGATGTAGTCGAAGAACTGGATCTCTACCACCGGCTTCATCCCGCGCGTCGCCAGTCCGATGGCCCGTCCGGCGATGTTGGCCTCGGCGAGCGGCGAGTTGTAGACCCGGTCGCCGCCGAAGAGCTTCTGGAGCCCCCACGTCACCTTGAAGACTCCGCCCTTGCCCTTGACCTTGCCGAGGTGTTCGCTGCGCGAGACGTCCGCCACGTCCTCACCGAAGAGGACGATGCGCGGGTCGCGCGTCATCTCGTCCCGCATGCAGGAGTTGAGCAGGTCCACCATCGTCGTCGGATCACCGGTGAACTGCGGATCGTCCTCGGTGTCGAACTGCTCCGACGTCGGGTCCACGTCCGGCGAGTAGACGTAGCGCAGCGTGGTCCCGGTCGCGGGCTGCGGGGACGCGAGCGCCGACTCCGTCGCCGCTTCAAGTGCCGCCGCTACCTCCGCCTCGATCGCGGCGATCTCTTCTGCCGTGGCCGTTCCGTCGGCGATCAAACGCTTCGGGAAATGCGCTACCGGGTCGCGCGCGGCATCCGCCTCGCGCTCCGACGGCGGGCGGTACGCCACCTCGTCGTCGGAAAGCGAGTGCGAGTAGGGGCGGATCACCTTGGCGTGCACCAGCGCCGGGCCTTTGCGCGCGCGGCAATATGCGACCGCGCGGCTCACGGACTCGTAAGACGCGATCGGGTCGCAGCCGTCCACTTGCTCGATGTGGAGGTCGGGGAAGCCCGACACGAGCTTCGAGATGGAGCCGCCGGCCGTTTGCACTTCGACCGGTACGGAGATCGCGTAGCCGTTGTCCTCGATCATGAAGAGGACGGGGAGCTTCAGGTTGCACGCGCTGTTGAGGGCTTCCCAGAACTCACCCTCACTGGTCGTCCCGTCCCCGATCGAGCAGTAGACGACCTCGTCGCCGGGCGATCTGGCCTCGCGCTCGGGTATCTCCTTGATCCGGTCGTACTTGAGCCACGCCTCCGCGCAGCCCACCGCCTGCAGGCACTGGGTGCCCGTCGGGCTGGACTGGCTGACGATGTTGAGGTCCTTGTGGCCCCAGTGGGAGGGCATCTGCCGGCCGCCCGAGTTGGGGTCGGCCTCGGCGCCCACTGCTTCCAGAAGCATCTCGGTGGGCGTCATGCCGAGGGTGAGGCATAGCGCCCGGTCTCGATAGTAGGGATAGAACCAATCGTAACCGGCGCGCAGAACCATGCCCGCCGCGACCAGCACGGCCTCGTGGCCGGCGCCGGAGATCTGGAAGAAGATCTTGTTCTGCCGCTTGAGCTGTATCTCCTTGTCGTCCAAGCGCCTGGACAAGAGCATCAGGCGGTATATCTCGAGCAAGTCGCGCTTGCCGAGCCGCCGGGGGGCGGCATCCGTCTTGGAGCGGGTGGCCATGGAGGCTCCAAGATACCCGCTGCCGGCCTCCCACTCAACGCCGCCCAAGCGTTACTCCCCCTATGCGTCACGGTCGTTGGTAGACCACCCGGCCCCCAACGACCGTTGCCCGGACCTGGGCCTGGTCGATCGTTTCCGGCGCGATCCTGAACAAATCGCGGTCCAGGAGCGCCAGATCGGCCAGCATCCCCGGCCGGAGCGCCCCCACGCGGTCGTCCTGGAAGCCGGCGCGCGCGACGCCCACCGTGTACGCCCGGAGCGCCTCGTCCAGCGCGATCTTCTGCTCGGGGATCCATCCATTCGGATTGCGGTCGTCGAGGGTCCGCCTCGTCACTGCGGCGTAGAGCCCCTTGATCGGGTCCAACGGCGCCACCGTCCAGTCGCTCCCAAAGGCAAGGTGCGCGCCCGTCTCGAGGAGGGTGAGCATCGCGTACGTCCCCGCAAGCCGCGCGGGGTCGAGGCGCTTCCACGCCCAACGGCCATCGTCGATGATGTGGTATGGCTGCATGGACGGGATCACGCCCAGCTGGCCGAAGCGCGGGATGTCCTGCCGGCGCAGGTGCTGGCTGTGCTCGTCGCGGAAACGACGGTCGCGCGCACCGTTCCTTTGGATCGCGTCGGCGTAGAACTGGAGCAGCATCGCGTTGGCGCGGTCACCGATGGCGTGGACGGCGAGGTGCAGTCCGGCGCTGTCGGCGCTGCTGATGGCTTGCCGCATCTCCGCCGAGTCCACCACGAGCAGCCCGCGGCTGGTGGGCGCGTCGAGGTAGGGCTCGTAGAGGGCGGCCGTCGTCGAGCCCAGCGAACCGTCCATGAAGCCCTTGAGCCCACCCCAGCGCAGCCACTCGTCACCGCGACCCAGCGCGCGCACCGTGTCCGCCAGCATGCGCCAGGTTGCGATGGGGACGAACGCGTAAACGCGCGTCGTGAGGGCGTTCCGTGCGCGGGCGCTTCTGAAGGCGTTGAAGTCGCCCCAGCTCCCCATCACATGGACGTTCGTCACCCCGTGTTCGGCCCCGTGCCGCATCGCCAGCGCGAGGGCTGTGTCCATCTCCTCGGCGCTGGGGTCGGGGATGGCGTGACCGATCAAGCCTTGGGCGTTGTCCTTGAAGACGCCAGCCGGTTCTCCCGTCCTCGGGTCGCGGACGATCTGGCCCCCCGAGACATCGCGCGTCGCGCGGGTGACCCCCGCGAGCCGCATCGCCGCGGAGTTGGCGAGCGCCATGTGTCCGTCGAGACGATTGACGAAGACGGGATTGTCGGGCGTGACGGAGTCTATCCACTCGCGGCGCGGCAGCGGCGAGCCGGCCCAGCGCTCATGGTCCCAGTCGCCGCCCAGGACCCAGCGGCCCGGAGGTTGCCGCCGCGCGAAGGCAGCGATGCGGCGGATGAACTCCCGCGGCGTGTCCGCGTCCCGGAGGTCCACCGACGCCAGTTGGAAGCCACCGCTGATGAAATGGGTGTGCGAGTCGCCGAAGCCGGGCGTGACGAGCGCCTGGCCGTTGTCGATCACCCGCGTGTCCCGGCCGACCATCCGGGCGATCTCACCGCGGTCTCCGACCGCGGCGACCTCCACGCCGCGGACCGCGACACCTTCGGCCCAGGGCCGGGCGCTGTCGCCCGTCCAGATCCGGCCGTAGACGACCAGATCGGCCCGGGTCCGGGTGCAGGCGGGCGCGGCGAGTACCACGGCCAGGAGTGCGGAACCAACGATACGCCTCACGCGCGTCTCGCTCCTATAAGTATTGTCTCGCGCCGTCCGGCGCCCGGCACTAACTTCCACGGCGACCCGACACCGGGATGGATGAACGTGGACGAGGCAGCCAAGAAGACGGTACTGCGCCATTTTCCCTACGGCCTCTACGGCGTCACCGTCATGTCGGAAGGCGACGACCACGCCATGACGGCCAACTGGGTGACCCAAGCCGCGTTCGAGCCGCCGATGGTGGTCGTCGCGATCGAGAACGACGCCAAGAGCCTGCCGATGATCCGCGATGCGCGGGCCTTCGCCGTCAACGTGCTCGCCGCGGGCCAGCGCGACCTCGCCGCGCAACTCGGCCGCTCGTCCCGCAAGGTACCCTACAAGCTCACCGGCGTCCCCACCAGGCCGGGACCCGTCACCAAGGCCCCGATCCTCACCGAAGCCCTCGGCTGGATCGAGTGCCGGGTGGTCGCGACGATGCCGGCCGGCGACCACACGCTCGTGCTCGGCGAAGTCGTC from Gemmatimonadales bacterium includes these protein-coding regions:
- a CDS encoding amidohydrolase, whose translation is MRRIVGSALLAVVLAAPACTRTRADLVVYGRIWTGDSARPWAEGVAVRGVEVAAVGDRGEIARMVGRDTRVIDNGQALVTPGFGDSHTHFISGGFQLASVDLRDADTPREFIRRIAAFARRQPPGRWVLGGDWDHERWAGSPLPRREWIDSVTPDNPVFVNRLDGHMALANSAAMRLAGVTRATRDVSGGQIVRDPRTGEPAGVFKDNAQGLIGHAIPDPSAEEMDTALALAMRHGAEHGVTNVHVMGSWGDFNAFRSARARNALTTRVYAFVPIATWRMLADTVRALGRGDEWLRWGGLKGFMDGSLGSTTAALYEPYLDAPTSRGLLVVDSAEMRQAISSADSAGLHLAVHAIGDRANAMLLQFYADAIQRNGARDRRFRDEHSQHLRRQDIPRFGQLGVIPSMQPYHIIDDGRWAWKRLDPARLAGTYAMLTLLETGAHLAFGSDWTVAPLDPIKGLYAAVTRRTLDDRNPNGWIPEQKIALDEALRAYTVGVARAGFQDDRVGALRPGMLADLALLDRDLFRIAPETIDQAQVRATVVGGRVVYQRP
- a CDS encoding flavin reductase family protein produces the protein MDEAAKKTVLRHFPYGLYGVTVMSEGDDHAMTANWVTQAAFEPPMVVVAIENDAKSLPMIRDARAFAVNVLAAGQRDLAAQLGRSSRKVPYKLTGVPTRPGPVTKAPILTEALGWIECRVVATMPAGDHTLVLGEVVEAGVEHEGEPLTLGATGMKYAG